Proteins from one Bacteroides zhangwenhongii genomic window:
- a CDS encoding glycoside hydrolase family 16 protein, translating to MIITCSLMLGACTDEITVNCPTHTLERAVQYDGYELAWAEEFEEDGLPDDKVWSYEEGYQRNEELQDYKKADLSHSRVEDGKLLLHAFKDPHDGTDGMGAPYHFEFSSASVKSQMKKDFQYGRIDIAAKIPTGRGILPAFRLIPTENVYEDGYGEIDIMEYVWGDEDEHNSVYQTIHTQNTLDKVDERPASSCSSNTLDSKFHLYSVVWEKNSIEILFDNKVVLTYQRNQESDSYKQWPFDQPFYLTMNLAVGGTQGGKWEIDETVFPAQMEVEYVRYYAKINNGDSEEKDDEDKEGKTVNLIENGDLETAYSDTEAPVIVPRWKLENERMLEYRNRWNVLEGAGTEFFVDDANGANNTKHSLSFKSPKIPNWWSTDVGLTFDGVSVGKHTLSFYVKSDKPVSSFVLSFTLADVSVKDYRNYKTLANENGKTVIKQGSGSLYPTMLEYVGNTWQKYSITLDIPENDLKDGLVRLVFKPHTTGEFGATSCKLVSSEPVQFWFDEFVLEKAN from the coding sequence ATGATAATAACATGCTCCCTGATGTTGGGAGCATGCACCGATGAAATCACGGTGAACTGCCCGACGCATACGTTGGAGCGCGCTGTGCAGTATGACGGTTATGAACTGGCATGGGCAGAAGAGTTTGAAGAAGACGGACTGCCCGATGATAAAGTGTGGAGCTACGAAGAGGGTTATCAACGCAATGAAGAACTTCAGGATTACAAGAAGGCAGATCTGAGCCACTCGCGGGTGGAAGATGGGAAACTGCTGCTACACGCGTTCAAAGACCCGCACGATGGTACTGACGGAATGGGAGCCCCTTATCATTTTGAGTTTTCTTCGGCTTCGGTGAAATCGCAAATGAAAAAAGACTTTCAGTACGGACGTATTGACATTGCCGCTAAAATACCTACAGGACGGGGAATACTTCCGGCTTTTCGGTTGATACCTACGGAAAACGTGTATGAAGACGGTTATGGCGAAATCGACATCATGGAGTATGTGTGGGGAGATGAAGACGAGCACAATTCGGTGTATCAGACCATCCATACGCAAAACACGCTGGACAAAGTGGACGAACGTCCGGCTTCTTCGTGTAGCTCCAACACGCTGGATTCCAAATTCCACCTCTACTCTGTGGTTTGGGAAAAGAACAGCATCGAAATCCTGTTCGACAATAAGGTCGTACTGACCTACCAGCGGAACCAGGAATCGGATTCATACAAGCAATGGCCTTTCGACCAACCGTTCTATCTAACGATGAACCTTGCTGTCGGTGGTACACAGGGGGGGAAGTGGGAAATTGACGAGACCGTCTTCCCTGCCCAGATGGAAGTGGAATACGTTCGTTATTATGCGAAGATTAACAATGGAGATAGCGAGGAGAAAGATGACGAAGATAAAGAGGGAAAAACTGTCAATCTGATAGAGAACGGTGATTTGGAAACAGCCTATTCCGATACGGAGGCACCTGTAATAGTACCAAGATGGAAGTTGGAAAACGAAAGGATGCTGGAGTATCGGAATCGTTGGAATGTACTAGAAGGTGCCGGCACTGAATTCTTTGTGGATGATGCAAACGGAGCAAACAATACCAAGCACTCGTTGAGCTTTAAGAGTCCGAAAATACCTAATTGGTGGAGTACAGATGTGGGATTGACTTTTGATGGTGTTTCTGTCGGCAAACATACGTTGAGTTTCTATGTCAAAAGCGATAAGCCGGTATCGTCATTTGTATTAAGTTTCACTTTGGCAGATGTTTCGGTTAAGGATTACAGAAATTATAAGACGTTGGCGAATGAGAATGGCAAAACAGTTATCAAACAGGGTTCCGGTTCTCTCTATCCAACCATGTTGGAATATGTGGGAAATACATGGCAGAAATATTCCATTACATTGGATATTCCTGAAAATGATTTAAAAGACGGATTGGTGAGATTGGTGTTCAAGCCTCATACTACAGGAGAATTTGGTGCAACCAGTTGCAAATTGGTTTCAAGCGAACCTGTCCAATTCTGGTTTGACGAATTTGTATTGGAAAAAGCAAATTAA
- a CDS encoding BACON domain-containing protein, giving the protein MKTMFKYVAMAALVLPLTSCNDDDTANETIKFEIEAEGIYEVTAELTEQYPITFTVKSPINSSVKSNRDWCKVETEKEEGYIQVKVSVDDNHTGEDRMAKIGVHSPSILNNHIIEVHQKSYAFNVKGLPADFAPEGEDRMIQVATNEPWVLSTDVDWITFDKENGNANKEGVEVKATIQPNETGIVRMATVTLKNTSGKEKIKTYRVSQCEPWETKVRVGDPDVTFDMTRVDPIYQAKITEWMNAGVQGGIPSLKTIMSDGREIKEFEGGTSVDDILDYINNTGNKYRQRIIYLKNGEYVFNKSVRIYSSCTLVGESRDGVIIKIKDDGNVSLYNANGSGVRNLTLKGDWTTTDPDPSLMKETLKDKGGHKMIDMTGNDKGGYIRNSYVDNVKIVNSASHPIWMNGYKNTVRDVEMDGAYNKDGGAQGYFFIDGDHHLITGCKVTHIRHVTMQNPTSKFNVFYKNDIRQEFSFHVNDGGDNLVEHNRIMVPKTLSTNYTAIMGPWSNQHHVGGKNFIYRNRCLEENRGGNTPWSDDELYIGPWENGYNDEQKYNNFRKVQEYPNPTGGTLYPVVLKE; this is encoded by the coding sequence ATGAAAACAATGTTCAAATATGTAGCAATGGCAGCTCTGGTGCTGCCATTGACCTCGTGCAATGACGATGACACAGCGAACGAGACTATCAAGTTTGAGATAGAGGCAGAAGGCATATACGAAGTGACTGCCGAACTTACAGAACAGTATCCCATCACCTTCACGGTGAAGAGTCCCATAAACAGTTCCGTGAAGAGCAACCGCGATTGGTGTAAAGTGGAGACGGAGAAAGAAGAAGGTTACATCCAGGTAAAGGTGTCGGTGGACGACAACCATACGGGCGAAGACCGCATGGCGAAGATTGGCGTGCATTCTCCTTCCATCCTGAATAACCATATCATTGAGGTGCACCAAAAGTCGTATGCGTTTAACGTGAAGGGCTTGCCCGCTGACTTTGCGCCGGAAGGCGAAGACCGCATGATTCAAGTGGCAACAAACGAACCGTGGGTGCTGAGCACCGATGTAGATTGGATTACATTCGACAAGGAGAATGGAAACGCAAACAAGGAAGGCGTAGAGGTGAAAGCCACTATCCAACCGAATGAAACAGGTATTGTCCGGATGGCTACCGTTACGCTGAAAAACACATCGGGAAAAGAGAAAATCAAGACCTATCGGGTGTCGCAGTGTGAACCGTGGGAGACGAAAGTACGTGTGGGCGACCCGGACGTGACATTCGACATGACTCGTGTAGACCCCATCTATCAAGCCAAGATAACGGAATGGATGAATGCCGGTGTGCAAGGCGGTATTCCTTCATTGAAAACTATCATGTCCGACGGTCGCGAAATCAAGGAGTTCGAGGGTGGTACTTCTGTAGACGATATTTTGGATTACATTAACAACACCGGAAATAAGTACCGCCAACGAATCATCTATCTGAAAAACGGAGAATATGTATTCAATAAGAGTGTACGCATATATTCAAGTTGCACCTTGGTGGGCGAAAGCCGTGACGGAGTGATTATCAAGATAAAGGATGACGGTAATGTGTCATTATATAATGCAAATGGCAGTGGCGTTCGCAATCTGACGTTAAAGGGTGACTGGACTACTACAGACCCCGACCCCAGCCTGATGAAAGAAACCTTGAAGGACAAGGGCGGACATAAAATGATTGATATGACCGGTAATGACAAAGGAGGATATATACGTAATTCATACGTAGACAATGTGAAGATTGTGAACAGTGCTTCTCATCCGATTTGGATGAACGGATACAAAAACACTGTCCGCGATGTCGAGATGGACGGTGCCTACAATAAAGATGGGGGCGCTCAGGGGTACTTCTTCATCGACGGTGACCATCACCTGATTACCGGTTGCAAGGTGACGCACATCCGTCACGTCACGATGCAGAATCCAACATCCAAGTTCAATGTGTTCTATAAGAACGACATTCGTCAGGAATTCTCGTTCCACGTCAACGACGGTGGCGACAACTTGGTAGAACACAACCGGATTATGGTACCGAAAACATTAAGCACTAACTATACAGCCATCATGGGCCCATGGTCTAACCAGCACCATGTGGGCGGCAAGAACTTCATCTACCGCAACAGATGTCTGGAAGAGAACCGTGGAGGCAACACGCCTTGGTCGGACGACGAACTTTATATCGGCCCTTGGGAAAACGGCTATAACGATGAACAGAAATACAACAATTTCAGAAAAGTTCAAGAATATCCGAATCCTACAGGCGGTACGCTGTATCCTGTTGTGCTTAAAGAGTAA
- a CDS encoding glycoside hydrolase family 3 N-terminal domain-containing protein, with protein MDIKLMLFFLLVLNINTVGAQSTKIYPPKNKIYHKSWIDFNKNGKKDVYEDPAQPIEKRIADLLSQMTMEEKSNQLATYYGYKKCLKDSLPTAEWRNMVLKDGICNLDEFISHEKIEENKTPYDMAKTIRETQRFFVEYTRLGIPVDFTNEGIRGLAARHATSFPSMNALGCTWDKELAYLQGVVQGKEARALGYTNVYAPILDVVRDQRWGRFEGSIGEDPYLVARLGVGMAKGIQEQHVVSSPKHFVGYGDCKGARQNFSRTDPHITPSEMYYIHEYPFRKVFAEAGALGVMCALNDYNGDPMAGSYEFLTNKLRKEMGFKGYVVSDSYAIERLSNFYYVSEDLEEATLKALEAGLNVRTRFDAPDIYINHIRTLVKEGRLPVEKLDELVSQVLYVKFWIGLFDNPYTGDAEKAQQVLKCDEHLQAALRASKECLVLLKNNDKTLPFADNVRKIALIGPNANTCNYVPTHYGPADYKFVSVYDGLKELGARKGIEVNYTLGVELVNEGWPKTEIFPEPISASEQKGIDEAVALANQSDVAVLVLGDGIATSGENRTRSSLDLPGRQEELLKAVIATGKPVVVVLIWGRPAAINYADRYASAILAAPYPGAQGGMAIAEALLGEYNPGGKLNSTWPRSVGQLPMNIPCKPGSNDEPANGAGVAGLLYCFGHGLSYTTFEYSDMKLDSIYTKTGNVRVSCRITNTGNVAGDEVVQLYINDVISSTTAYEKVLRGFERIHLQPGESKIVNFSIVPDDLILINQKNEKVIEPGEFSVMIGSSIENIRLVDSFFVIGDGKRTYQKKSKVVPQDTYKLMMHDPDKRKKWKK; from the coding sequence ATGGATATAAAATTGATGCTTTTTTTTCTATTAGTATTAAATATCAATACAGTCGGTGCACAATCTACTAAAATTTATCCTCCCAAAAACAAAATCTACCACAAAAGTTGGATAGATTTCAACAAAAACGGAAAAAAAGACGTGTACGAAGACCCAGCACAACCGATAGAGAAACGTATCGCTGATCTGTTAAGCCAGATGACTATGGAAGAGAAGTCTAATCAACTTGCCACTTACTATGGTTATAAAAAGTGTTTGAAGGACAGTCTGCCTACAGCCGAATGGAGGAATATGGTGTTGAAAGACGGAATTTGCAATCTTGACGAGTTTATCTCCCACGAAAAGATTGAAGAAAACAAGACTCCATACGACATGGCAAAAACCATCCGTGAGACTCAACGTTTCTTTGTGGAATATACCCGCTTGGGGATTCCCGTTGATTTCACCAACGAAGGCATCAGAGGATTGGCAGCCCGCCATGCCACCAGTTTTCCATCGATGAATGCCTTGGGATGTACGTGGGACAAAGAGTTGGCCTACCTACAAGGTGTAGTGCAGGGAAAAGAGGCACGTGCATTGGGATATACCAATGTGTACGCACCTATCTTGGACGTGGTGCGCGATCAACGTTGGGGGCGCTTTGAAGGAAGCATCGGTGAAGATCCCTATTTGGTGGCACGCTTAGGTGTGGGTATGGCAAAGGGTATTCAAGAGCAACACGTGGTATCTTCTCCCAAACACTTTGTAGGTTATGGAGATTGCAAGGGAGCACGGCAGAACTTCTCTCGTACAGATCCGCATATCACTCCTTCCGAAATGTATTACATACACGAATATCCTTTCCGTAAAGTCTTTGCGGAGGCCGGTGCGTTGGGAGTGATGTGTGCGTTGAACGATTACAACGGCGATCCTATGGCGGGAAGTTATGAGTTCCTGACCAATAAGTTACGTAAGGAAATGGGGTTCAAAGGCTATGTGGTGTCCGACAGCTATGCCATCGAACGTTTGTCCAATTTCTACTATGTAAGTGAAGATCTCGAGGAAGCTACCCTGAAGGCTTTGGAAGCCGGGCTGAATGTTCGTACTCGTTTTGATGCTCCCGACATATACATCAACCATATCCGTACATTAGTGAAAGAAGGACGTCTTCCGGTAGAGAAACTGGACGAATTAGTGTCGCAAGTGTTGTATGTGAAATTTTGGATTGGTCTTTTCGACAATCCTTATACCGGAGATGCAGAGAAGGCGCAACAGGTATTGAAATGCGACGAACATCTCCAAGCCGCGTTACGCGCTTCAAAAGAGTGCCTAGTGCTGTTGAAAAACAACGACAAGACCTTGCCTTTTGCCGACAATGTACGGAAAATCGCATTGATCGGACCGAACGCGAATACCTGCAATTATGTGCCCACCCATTATGGTCCTGCTGATTATAAGTTTGTCAGCGTATATGACGGATTAAAAGAGTTGGGAGCGCGCAAGGGCATCGAAGTGAATTATACCTTAGGCGTAGAGTTGGTCAATGAAGGATGGCCAAAGACGGAAATTTTCCCTGAACCTATTTCTGCATCCGAACAAAAAGGTATTGATGAAGCCGTGGCCTTGGCCAACCAAAGCGATGTGGCTGTGCTGGTATTGGGAGATGGAATCGCCACATCCGGAGAGAATCGTACCCGTAGCAGTTTGGATTTGCCGGGACGCCAGGAAGAACTGTTGAAAGCTGTGATAGCTACGGGCAAACCGGTAGTTGTGGTTTTGATTTGGGGACGCCCTGCCGCCATCAACTATGCTGACCGATATGCTTCTGCCATTCTTGCGGCTCCCTACCCCGGAGCACAAGGGGGTATGGCAATTGCTGAGGCTTTGTTAGGAGAGTATAATCCTGGTGGTAAGTTGAACAGCACATGGCCGCGTTCGGTAGGACAATTGCCCATGAACATTCCTTGCAAACCGGGGTCAAATGACGAGCCTGCCAATGGTGCGGGAGTAGCGGGATTACTGTATTGCTTTGGTCACGGCCTCTCGTACACCACATTTGAATACAGCGACATGAAGTTGGACAGCATATATACAAAGACCGGGAATGTGCGTGTTTCTTGCCGTATTACCAACACCGGGAATGTAGCGGGCGATGAAGTGGTACAACTCTATATCAACGACGTCATCAGCTCCACCACGGCTTACGAAAAAGTACTCCGTGGATTTGAACGTATCCATTTGCAACCGGGCGAATCTAAAATTGTCAATTTCAGCATTGTACCGGACGACCTGATACTCATCAACCAGAAGAACGAAAAGGTAATCGAGCCGGGGGAATTCAGTGTCATGATAGGCTCATCTATCGAAAATATAAGATTAGTGGATAGTTT